In the genome of Spirochaetia bacterium, one region contains:
- the xseA gene encoding exodeoxyribonuclease VII large subunit has protein sequence MINNDNLLLQGMLSVSELTELIKQTLEGGFYNLQVTGEVSGFRPSSTGHWYFKLKDNKASIDAVMFRGNTFRVTVPPKDGDEITVTGSISVYAPRGTYQIKVDSIVQTGLGDILRQLEERKQRYSQLGWFDQDRKQPICRFPQRLGVITSPTAAALQDILQVTARRAPDLDIIIIPATVQGKEAAASITNAIHIAEDLKLCDQLIIARGGGSVEDLLPFSDETVLQAILACTIPVITGVGHEIDWALCDYVADMRAPTPSAAAELATKGIFEARQQRESVEEDLKHSIQNKLLLTEQKLHAYDRQSLSTTIRSRLDSCQLISAGLERDMELYMERYFNTRQSKLQQYDCRNLAKALLAQLEGQQARCKLTAASIAETEQNLLKSLEHRIRLSAGIISSLGPQGLLDKGYAIVSDHKGQIVKSCRQAKPGTNLTLKLSDGSRQIQVKEDR, from the coding sequence GTGATCAACAATGACAATCTGTTGCTTCAAGGTATGCTGAGTGTCTCGGAGCTTACTGAACTGATCAAACAGACCTTGGAAGGGGGCTTCTACAATCTGCAGGTAACAGGAGAGGTTTCCGGTTTCCGACCATCTTCCACAGGGCATTGGTATTTCAAGCTCAAAGACAACAAAGCATCTATTGATGCTGTCATGTTCAGAGGCAATACTTTTCGGGTAACCGTACCTCCGAAAGATGGCGACGAAATAACTGTGACAGGAAGTATCTCCGTCTATGCCCCACGAGGAACATATCAGATAAAAGTAGACTCAATTGTCCAGACCGGCCTGGGCGATATTCTCAGGCAACTTGAAGAGCGAAAGCAACGTTATAGCCAGCTAGGCTGGTTCGATCAAGACCGCAAACAACCAATCTGTCGTTTCCCGCAACGCCTAGGCGTCATTACCAGCCCAACGGCGGCTGCATTGCAGGATATTCTGCAGGTAACTGCACGGCGTGCTCCTGATCTGGATATCATCATAATTCCGGCAACCGTACAAGGAAAAGAAGCAGCAGCGTCGATTACCAATGCTATCCACATTGCAGAAGACCTGAAGCTCTGTGATCAACTGATCATAGCCAGAGGAGGAGGTTCCGTCGAAGACTTACTGCCCTTCAGTGACGAAACGGTACTGCAGGCTATCCTTGCATGTACCATTCCTGTCATTACCGGCGTAGGACATGAAATAGACTGGGCGTTGTGTGATTATGTGGCAGATATGAGAGCCCCTACTCCCTCCGCGGCCGCTGAACTTGCAACGAAAGGCATCTTTGAAGCAAGGCAACAGAGAGAATCAGTGGAAGAAGACCTGAAGCATTCCATACAGAACAAATTGCTGCTGACAGAACAGAAACTGCACGCCTATGACCGTCAATCCCTCAGCACGACTATACGTTCCAGACTTGACAGCTGCCAGCTGATAAGTGCAGGACTGGAACGGGACATGGAACTGTATATGGAACGTTATTTCAATACACGTCAATCCAAGCTCCAACAGTATGACTGCAGAAATCTTGCAAAAGCACTGCTTGCACAGCTTGAAGGACAACAGGCCCGTTGCAAGCTGACTGCAGCCAGCATTGCAGAAACAGAACAAAATCTGCTAAAATCTTTGGAACACAGAATAAGGCTGTCTGCCGGAATAATCAGTTCACTAGGCCCCCAAGGCTTGTTGGACAAAGGATACGCAATTGTCAGTGACCATAAAGGACAGATTGTCAAATCCTGCCGTCAGGCAAAACCAGGAACGAACCTGACACTGAAACTCAGTGACGGAAGTCGGCAAATACAGGTAAAGGAGGACAGGTAA
- the xseB gene encoding exodeoxyribonuclease VII small subunit has protein sequence MTFEKDLERMEKIATALRSDNTSLEDSLKLFEEGMKLSHDLEKRLEEAKRKVKLIMQDNEGGIEEKDMKSDKEGDNEFAFQGKEK, from the coding sequence ATGACATTTGAAAAAGACTTGGAACGCATGGAAAAGATTGCAACTGCGCTCAGGTCAGACAACACCAGTCTGGAAGATAGCCTCAAATTGTTTGAAGAAGGCATGAAACTCTCACATGACCTGGAAAAGCGGCTTGAAGAAGCAAAAAGAAAAGTCAAACTTATCATGCAGGACAATGAAGGCGGTATTGAAGAAAAGGATATGAAATCAGATAAAGAAGGAGATAACGAATTTGCTTTCCAAGGAAAAGAAAAATAA
- the purU gene encoding formyltetrahydrofolate deformylase, translated as MLSKEKKNKIIFLISCEDKKGILARTVNFFYDRDFNILHCQQYTDSYENMYFMRMELDMDDLKTTRAQLETDFSAFAVENGFHWSCHYSDYVPRMAILCSKTSHCVYDLIARKNQGQLHCEIPLIISNHPNLEGLASSFRIPYYYLPVTGNTKGQQEAKVRQLLEKFDIDLVVLARYMQILSEEFIDEWQGKIINIHHAFLPAFQGANPYLKAYQRGVKIIGATAHYASRDLDQGPIIEQEVLRVNHELTPDGLKEAGKDAETRALAKAVQAHLESRIIIYKNRTIVFNAQH; from the coding sequence TTGCTTTCCAAGGAAAAGAAAAATAAAATCATCTTTCTCATCAGCTGTGAGGATAAAAAAGGTATATTGGCCAGAACTGTAAACTTTTTCTATGACAGGGATTTCAATATCCTTCATTGTCAGCAGTATACGGACAGCTATGAAAACATGTATTTCATGCGAATGGAACTGGATATGGATGACCTGAAGACGACCAGAGCCCAGCTTGAAACAGATTTCAGTGCATTTGCAGTGGAAAACGGCTTCCACTGGTCCTGCCATTACAGTGATTATGTTCCACGGATGGCAATTCTCTGCAGCAAGACAAGCCATTGCGTCTACGATCTTATTGCACGTAAAAACCAAGGGCAACTCCATTGTGAGATTCCCCTGATCATTTCAAACCATCCAAATCTGGAAGGATTGGCATCCAGCTTCAGAATCCCATACTATTACCTTCCGGTAACAGGAAATACAAAAGGCCAACAAGAGGCCAAAGTAAGACAGCTGCTTGAAAAATTCGACATTGACCTTGTCGTCCTTGCACGGTACATGCAGATACTCAGTGAAGAATTCATCGATGAATGGCAAGGCAAGATCATCAATATACACCACGCATTCCTCCCTGCGTTCCAAGGAGCGAATCCATACCTCAAGGCTTACCAACGAGGCGTAAAAATCATAGGAGCCACAGCCCACTATGCCAGCCGCGACCTTGACCAAGGGCCTATCATCGAACAGGAAGTACTGAGAGTCAACCATGAACTGACCCCAGATGGCCTCAAGGAAGCTGGCAAGGATGCCGAAACCAGAGCTTTGGCAAAAGCTGTCCAGGCACACCTTGAATCGCGGATCATCATCTATAAGAACAGAACAATTGTCTTCAATGCCCAGCATTGA
- a CDS encoding DUF523 domain-containing protein, protein MKILISRCLLGIACRYDGKGAADTAVCRFMEEIGQDSFVSVCPETAAGLAIPRSPAELCDGRVIDKNGRDMTSDFELGARLALECAEKNSCNCALLKSRSPSCGNGTVYDGTFSGTLIRADGITASLLKAHGIAVFSELQLDGLRKYLNAGH, encoded by the coding sequence ATGAAAATATTGATTTCAAGATGCTTGTTGGGAATCGCTTGCCGATACGACGGCAAAGGAGCTGCTGATACAGCTGTCTGCCGGTTCATGGAAGAAATAGGTCAAGACAGTTTTGTGTCTGTCTGCCCTGAAACTGCGGCTGGTCTCGCTATTCCTCGTTCTCCTGCTGAATTGTGCGATGGTCGCGTCATTGATAAGAATGGAAGGGATATGACTTCGGATTTTGAACTGGGTGCAAGGCTGGCATTGGAATGTGCAGAGAAGAACAGTTGTAACTGTGCTTTGCTGAAAAGCCGGTCACCTTCCTGTGGCAACGGGACTGTCTATGATGGTACGTTCTCAGGCACTCTGATAAGGGCAGATGGTATTACAGCCTCATTGCTGAAAGCACATGGAATCGCTGTTTTCTCAGAACTCCAGCTGGACGGACTGAGAAAATACCTCAATGCTGGGCATTGA
- a CDS encoding ammonium transporter, translated as MFSSVDTIWVLLGAALVFFMQAGFAMVETGFTRAKNSGNIIMKNLMDFSLGTPVFWILGFGLMFGVTKDGSSLPFIGVPDFFVRGNYDSSFPTYAFLIFQTVFCATAATIVSGAMAERTKFSAYCIYSVIISALIYPVSGHWIWGGGWLSSLGFHDFAGSTAVHMVGGVAALVGAIKLGPRLGKFDENGKPQAIPGHSLTLGALGVFILWFAWFGFNGCSTVSMTGDATIESASHIFVTTNLAAAVAACTTMLFTWVRYKKPDVSMTLNGALAGLVGITAGCDAVSPVGAAIVGIVCGILVVLGVEVIEKKFKIDDPVGAVAVHGVCGAAGTLLTGLLAVDGGLFYGGGVHFFLIQLLGVVSVMIWVVVTMTIIFTIIDKTIGLRVSPEEEIAGLDLEEHGLESAYADFMPMVNGLGYPSEVENGFKTGDVPPAAAVSVKDVSTGAKLTKVVIVTKQSKFQALKKALNDIEVTGITLTHVMGCGMQKGRNEYYRGVPVEMNLLPKIKVEVVVSKVPVQTVVDTAKSVLYTGHYGDGKIFIYDVEDVIKVRTGETGYDALQDD; from the coding sequence ATGTTTTCTTCAGTTGACACTATTTGGGTATTGTTGGGAGCTGCATTGGTATTTTTCATGCAAGCTGGGTTTGCCATGGTTGAAACAGGGTTCACAAGGGCAAAGAATAGTGGGAATATCATCATGAAGAATCTCATGGACTTCTCGCTTGGAACACCGGTTTTCTGGATCCTTGGCTTTGGATTGATGTTCGGTGTAACAAAAGATGGTAGTTCATTGCCATTCATCGGTGTCCCGGATTTCTTTGTACGCGGAAACTATGACAGCAGTTTCCCGACATATGCTTTCCTGATTTTCCAGACTGTCTTCTGTGCAACTGCTGCTACGATTGTATCAGGAGCCATGGCTGAAAGGACAAAGTTTTCTGCTTACTGTATCTATTCTGTGATTATCAGTGCTCTTATCTATCCTGTCAGTGGTCACTGGATTTGGGGTGGCGGTTGGCTTTCTTCTCTTGGTTTCCACGATTTTGCAGGTTCTACTGCTGTCCATATGGTCGGTGGTGTGGCTGCTCTTGTCGGCGCAATCAAATTGGGACCACGGCTTGGAAAATTTGATGAAAACGGCAAACCTCAGGCCATTCCCGGTCATAGTTTGACCCTAGGCGCCTTGGGTGTATTCATCCTCTGGTTTGCATGGTTCGGTTTCAACGGATGTTCTACCGTTTCCATGACCGGTGATGCAACAATCGAAAGTGCCAGCCATATCTTTGTTACGACTAACCTTGCGGCTGCTGTGGCTGCCTGTACCACTATGTTGTTTACATGGGTTCGCTATAAGAAGCCTGATGTATCGATGACTTTGAACGGTGCTCTTGCTGGCCTTGTCGGTATAACTGCTGGCTGTGATGCAGTTTCTCCTGTAGGAGCAGCTATCGTCGGTATCGTCTGTGGTATCCTTGTTGTACTCGGCGTAGAAGTCATTGAAAAGAAATTTAAGATTGATGATCCTGTCGGTGCTGTTGCCGTACATGGTGTCTGTGGTGCAGCAGGAACCTTGCTGACTGGGTTGCTGGCTGTAGACGGTGGTCTTTTCTACGGCGGTGGTGTTCATTTCTTTCTGATACAGCTGCTGGGTGTCGTCAGTGTCATGATCTGGGTTGTGGTTACGATGACTATCATCTTCACTATCATTGACAAGACGATCGGACTTCGTGTTTCACCTGAAGAAGAAATTGCAGGTCTTGACCTTGAAGAGCATGGACTTGAAAGTGCTTATGCAGATTTTATGCCGATGGTCAATGGCCTTGGCTATCCTTCAGAAGTTGAAAATGGCTTCAAGACTGGTGATGTTCCTCCCGCTGCTGCTGTTTCCGTCAAGGACGTGAGCACTGGTGCGAAGTTGACCAAGGTTGTCATTGTTACCAAACAGTCTAAGTTCCAGGCCTTGAAAAAGGCATTGAACGATATAGAAGTAACTGGTATCACTTTGACCCATGTAATGGGCTGTGGTATGCAGAAAGGACGTAATGAATACTATCGTGGTGTCCCTGTTGAGATGAACCTCCTGCCTAAGATCAAGGTCGAGGTAGTGGTTTCAAAGGTTCCTGTACAAACGGTGGTTGATACAGCCAAATCCGTGTTGTACACCGGGCACTATGGTGATGGAAAAATCTTCATCTATGATGTTGAGGATGTCATAAAGGTCAGAACTGGCGAAACAGGCTATGATGCCTTGCAGGATGACTGA
- a CDS encoding pseudouridine synthase, with protein sequence MFTVVYEDNDLLVVDKPAGLRTVPLKHDGSQADTLLGHVSRRYPEVCSFSGYNAWENGVLHRLDTDTSGLVVIARNKECFDKLAYAQKAGLFWKEYVAICSTEEKKPVPEGFPSYDLEDPKESGGVEVIVGSMFRPYGKGRQRVAPVTSGCSRIIGRKASGRWYETRIVYLGNNRYSCRLNNGYRHQIRAHLAWSGHPLDGDLLYGGKPGTQLGLRATEVKFRHPISEELVDICVG encoded by the coding sequence ATGTTTACTGTAGTATATGAAGATAATGACCTGCTTGTCGTGGATAAACCTGCGGGTCTCAGGACCGTTCCTTTGAAACATGACGGATCGCAGGCAGATACTCTCCTTGGTCACGTCAGCCGACGCTATCCTGAGGTCTGCTCCTTTTCTGGCTATAATGCCTGGGAAAACGGGGTATTGCATCGCTTGGATACTGATACAAGCGGACTTGTGGTGATAGCCCGGAACAAGGAATGCTTTGATAAGCTGGCCTATGCACAGAAGGCTGGGCTTTTTTGGAAGGAATATGTTGCCATCTGTTCTACTGAAGAAAAGAAACCTGTTCCTGAGGGCTTTCCAAGCTATGACCTGGAAGATCCAAAGGAATCAGGAGGTGTTGAAGTTATTGTCGGCAGTATGTTCCGTCCGTACGGGAAAGGGCGTCAGAGAGTTGCTCCTGTAACTTCGGGATGTTCTCGGATAATAGGGAGGAAAGCTTCTGGACGATGGTATGAGACCCGTATTGTATATTTGGGAAACAATCGCTACAGCTGTAGGTTGAACAATGGGTACCGTCATCAGATAAGAGCTCATCTTGCATGGAGCGGGCATCCTCTCGATGGAGACCTGCTGTATGGAGGGAAGCCCGGGACCCAGCTTGGCTTACGTGCTACGGAGGTAAAATTTCGGCATCCGATAAGTGAAGAATTGGTTGATATCTGTGTGGGATAA
- a CDS encoding carboxymuconolactone decarboxylase family protein, producing MKQKNRFGTLSLTACNGHGIITPRRNLMDATKGKKLYGPSEGFRNLYKAIISLPDFKAGKRSGALDLKFQERIMLAVTEVNGCPLCTYVHTRIALEAGLADGEVVQLLEGALSHAPDQEKEALLFAQHYADSRGKYSKKAFDRIVETYGRKNARAILGAIRLIMVGNTYGIPMGSFSSRFGGDKSKKDSRSTFGYELAMLLTFVPFGIIAFFSAHVARLFGSNPE from the coding sequence TTGAAACAAAAAAATCGTTTCGGAACTTTATCACTGACTGCTTGCAATGGTCATGGTATCATAACTCCACGGAGAAATTTAATGGATGCAACGAAAGGTAAAAAACTCTATGGCCCCTCGGAGGGGTTTCGTAATCTCTACAAGGCTATTATTTCATTGCCTGATTTCAAAGCTGGCAAACGGTCTGGAGCCCTTGATTTGAAATTCCAAGAGCGGATTATGCTTGCTGTTACGGAAGTAAATGGCTGTCCGCTCTGTACCTATGTACATACACGGATTGCTCTGGAAGCAGGACTTGCTGATGGTGAGGTAGTACAATTGCTTGAGGGAGCACTTTCTCATGCCCCTGACCAGGAGAAAGAAGCTTTGTTGTTTGCCCAGCATTATGCCGATAGCAGGGGAAAATATTCAAAAAAGGCATTTGACAGGATTGTAGAAACGTATGGTCGGAAAAATGCCCGTGCCATATTAGGGGCAATACGACTTATTATGGTCGGTAATACTTATGGTATTCCCATGGGGTCCTTTTCCAGTCGCTTCGGCGGTGATAAGTCCAAAAAGGATTCCAGAAGTACATTCGGCTATGAGCTTGCCATGTTGCTGACATTTGTCCCTTTTGGAATTATTGCTTTTTTTTCTGCCCATGTGGCAAGACTCTTTGGTAGCAATCCCGAATGA
- a CDS encoding CBS domain-containing protein: MQEIPINTYSSPTVILDLIYRLKVKDVMSKDLETAGKETSLREIQKLMREKKITGVPIVQGKRLIGLISMDDIIQALDKGYIEDPCFDHMSRNLIVLEDDMPISFAISYFDRFSFHRFPVLNKQKELIGMITSRDITSTLLVEINREVEDLERKNSNNFPSNPGSIDGELHSYAIMKHDFENAGYASTQIKKKLKKAGVASAIIRRAAIASYELEMNIVVHSDGGELLANYTPDKLTITAMDRGPGIPDLEKALTPGFSTATDWIRSLGFGAGMGLPNVKNVSDDFAIESGQKGTKVTCVINLTPKTASKEDK, from the coding sequence ATGCAAGAAATACCTATCAATACCTACTCCTCCCCGACGGTTATCCTTGACCTCATCTACAGATTAAAAGTCAAAGATGTCATGTCCAAGGATCTGGAAACAGCCGGGAAGGAAACCAGTCTGAGGGAAATACAGAAACTGATGAGGGAAAAGAAAATCACAGGAGTCCCCATCGTACAAGGGAAACGTCTGATCGGCCTTATTTCAATGGATGATATTATCCAAGCGCTGGACAAGGGTTACATTGAAGACCCCTGCTTCGACCATATGTCCCGCAATCTGATTGTTCTCGAAGATGATATGCCCATATCTTTCGCAATAAGTTATTTTGATCGCTTTTCCTTCCATCGTTTTCCAGTACTGAACAAGCAGAAGGAACTGATCGGGATGATTACAAGCAGGGACATCACCTCTACGTTGCTGGTCGAAATCAACAGGGAAGTTGAAGACCTGGAAAGAAAAAACAGCAACAATTTCCCTTCAAACCCAGGTTCCATAGACGGAGAACTTCACTCCTATGCCATAATGAAGCATGATTTCGAAAATGCCGGTTACGCAAGCACACAGATAAAGAAAAAGCTCAAGAAGGCAGGCGTGGCAAGTGCAATAATCAGAAGAGCTGCAATTGCTTCCTATGAGCTGGAAATGAATATCGTTGTCCATTCTGACGGTGGCGAACTGCTGGCAAACTATACGCCTGACAAACTTACCATTACAGCAATGGACAGAGGACCAGGGATACCGGACCTGGAAAAAGCACTTACTCCAGGTTTCTCCACAGCCACGGATTGGATCAGATCCTTAGGATTCGGTGCAGGCATGGGACTTCCGAATGTAAAGAACGTCAGTGATGACTTCGCAATTGAAAGCGGGCAGAAAGGTACAAAGGTGACCTGCGTCATCAATCTTACGCCCAAGACAGCGTCCAAGGAGGACAAATAG
- a CDS encoding iron-sulfur binding hydrogenase: protein MTVADISAIKGIETVYMGNKDAEVTTAYTGDLLSDVMGNAEEGCVLITVQAHKNTIAVASLSSMPAIITCNGRECPQDMIEAAKKEEISLFTTDENQFNVSAKIAKALGC, encoded by the coding sequence ATGACCGTAGCAGACATTTCAGCAATCAAAGGTATCGAAACCGTATACATGGGTAACAAGGATGCAGAAGTCACCACCGCATATACAGGTGACCTGCTCAGCGATGTAATGGGAAATGCAGAAGAAGGATGTGTACTCATAACAGTGCAGGCTCACAAGAACACTATAGCAGTGGCTTCCCTTTCTTCCATGCCTGCCATAATCACCTGCAATGGCAGGGAATGTCCCCAGGATATGATCGAAGCTGCAAAGAAAGAAGAGATTTCATTGTTCACGACCGATGAAAATCAATTCAATGTATCTGCAAAGATAGCCAAGGCCCTTGGATGCTAG
- a CDS encoding PHP domain-containing protein has protein sequence MLAVLDLHNHSCLSPCGSDDLTPALLAVEAMEQGINILALSDHNCCRNLPTFKEACELCSIMPVFGMEVNTIEDTHILALFGNLDDAMEFGTFIETLLPEINNDPKLFGNQLVVDIEGNIKETYKKSLLTTCGISIEDLVSEVLSRDGLVIPAHIDKGANSILCNLGFLPDLPFSALEAIQPKKHKDIYKQTILTGSDAHYLQHVGRRACQLELPSIDWEGLKQGLLDGHVFYKGDFQQESTEKAT, from the coding sequence ATGCTAGCTGTCCTGGATCTGCACAACCACAGTTGTCTTTCTCCTTGTGGCAGCGATGACCTGACACCAGCTTTGCTTGCCGTAGAAGCAATGGAACAGGGCATCAACATACTTGCCCTTTCTGACCATAACTGTTGCAGGAACCTGCCCACCTTCAAGGAAGCATGCGAACTTTGTTCGATCATGCCGGTCTTCGGCATGGAAGTCAACACGATTGAAGATACCCATATCCTGGCCCTGTTCGGGAATCTGGACGATGCCATGGAATTCGGTACCTTCATAGAAACCTTGTTGCCTGAGATCAACAACGACCCGAAGCTCTTCGGCAACCAACTCGTCGTTGATATCGAAGGCAATATCAAAGAAACCTATAAAAAATCGCTTCTGACGACCTGTGGTATTTCAATTGAGGACCTGGTCAGTGAAGTGCTCAGCAGAGACGGCCTTGTCATACCGGCCCATATAGACAAAGGTGCAAACAGCATCCTTTGCAATTTGGGTTTTCTGCCTGATCTTCCGTTCTCTGCCCTTGAAGCAATACAACCGAAGAAACACAAAGATATCTACAAGCAAACAATTCTGACAGGATCTGATGCCCATTACCTGCAGCATGTAGGAAGAAGAGCATGCCAACTGGAATTGCCATCCATTGACTGGGAAGGCCTCAAGCAGGGGCTTCTGGATGGACATGTCTTTTATAAAGGCGATTTTCAACAGGAAAGTACAGAAAAAGCTACCTGA
- a CDS encoding Bax inhibitor-1/YccA family protein — MSQDRNLASMLGNIQARERSIVRNVYLWMTAGLAVTGVTAYGIAANQRLMTLFLRNPFFLIFLFIAQFGLVFYLSARIQDMSRNRATFTFLGYAFVTGVTFSTLFYAFSVPTIFKAFLVAALMFGGMSFYATTTHKDLSGIGYYSGMALWGLIVAMLVNFLFRSTMFDLLISVIGVFVFLGLTAWDVQKIKRTNDEYGYSMSELDYHRASIYGALTLYLDFINIFLYLLRIFGRSDS, encoded by the coding sequence ATGTCACAGGATAGAAATTTGGCTTCAATGCTCGGTAATATCCAGGCGAGAGAACGGAGTATTGTCAGAAACGTATATCTATGGATGACTGCAGGGCTGGCAGTGACAGGGGTGACTGCTTATGGAATAGCAGCCAATCAGAGATTGATGACCCTGTTCCTGCGTAATCCCTTCTTTCTCATATTCCTGTTCATTGCGCAGTTCGGATTGGTCTTCTATCTGTCAGCGCGCATTCAGGACATGAGTCGCAACAGGGCTACCTTTACGTTCCTGGGCTATGCATTTGTAACAGGAGTGACGTTCAGTACACTGTTCTATGCATTTTCAGTGCCTACGATTTTCAAGGCCTTTCTCGTGGCTGCTTTGATGTTCGGCGGAATGTCATTCTATGCTACGACGACGCATAAGGACCTTAGTGGAATCGGCTATTATTCAGGTATGGCGCTTTGGGGATTGATTGTTGCCATGTTGGTCAATTTCCTCTTCAGGTCAACGATGTTTGATTTGCTGATCAGTGTCATCGGCGTATTTGTCTTCCTTGGTCTTACTGCGTGGGACGTACAGAAGATCAAGAGGACCAATGATGAATATGGCTATAGCATGAGTGAACTTGATTATCATAGGGCGAGCATCTATGGAGCTCTTACCCTTTATCTTGATTTCATCAATATTTTCCTGTATCTGCTGAGGATTTTCGGACGTTCTGACAGTTGA
- a CDS encoding 4Fe-4S binding protein: MSIRIRKGLCPQNHPCPAVRVCPSHAIKQQGFSQPTVDAEKCINCGRCLHYCPYGVFTR; encoded by the coding sequence GTGAGTATCAGAATCAGGAAAGGGCTATGCCCTCAGAACCATCCTTGTCCGGCTGTAAGGGTGTGTCCTTCACATGCTATCAAACAACAGGGTTTTTCCCAGCCGACAGTAGATGCTGAAAAATGTATTAACTGCGGCAGATGCCTGCACTACTGTCCCTACGGGGTTTTCACCAGATAG